From Paraflavitalea devenefica, the proteins below share one genomic window:
- a CDS encoding serine hydrolase domain-containing protein — MSRTAYFALFHTVIFVACTFLHGMGQPEKAEARIQELMQESKMAGLAVAVVKDNRIIYTHSFGFKDIETNTPLNDSCLFRIASISKSFTATSIMQLVEARKLSLDDDVSDLLGFSVRHPQFPATVITLRMLLSHRSGLNDSQGYSTLHVINPGKNRNWAKCFSDYEPGTAYRYCNLNFNLAGTILERVSGERFDQYVKHHILDPLGLYGGYCVDSLDTSRFATIYEYRADSGRFIPSPAAYAPRSAEIAQYTMGYSAPLFSPTGGMKISATDLAHYMMMHMNLGRYHGKRIIKKKSARLMQSRISEKEGYGLAIVTWDSLIKGKVMKGHTGAAYGLYSTMFFEPKEKFGIVAITNGSDASGSRGLNAIVQCLYTHLIRKD, encoded by the coding sequence ATGTCACGGACTGCTTATTTTGCCCTATTTCATACCGTTATTTTCGTTGCCTGCACTTTCCTGCATGGTATGGGGCAGCCGGAAAAAGCGGAAGCCCGCATCCAGGAATTGATGCAGGAGTCGAAAATGGCGGGCCTTGCCGTGGCTGTTGTTAAAGACAACCGGATCATTTACACGCATTCCTTTGGTTTTAAGGATATCGAAACCAATACCCCGCTTAATGATTCCTGCCTGTTCCGCATCGCCTCCATCTCCAAATCGTTTACGGCTACTTCTATCATGCAACTGGTGGAAGCCAGGAAGCTATCCCTGGATGATGATGTGAGTGACCTGCTCGGGTTTAGCGTGCGGCACCCGCAGTTTCCCGCAACAGTGATCACCCTGCGCATGCTGCTGTCGCATCGTTCGGGTCTCAATGATAGTCAGGGTTATTCTACCCTGCATGTGATCAACCCCGGCAAGAATCGCAACTGGGCAAAATGCTTCAGTGATTATGAACCGGGAACGGCCTACCGGTATTGCAACCTGAATTTTAACCTGGCGGGTACGATCCTGGAGCGCGTATCGGGTGAGCGGTTTGATCAGTATGTAAAACATCATATCCTCGATCCGCTTGGCCTGTATGGCGGTTATTGTGTGGATTCGCTGGATACCTCGCGCTTTGCCACGATTTATGAATACCGGGCAGATTCGGGCAGATTTATCCCCTCCCCCGCTGCGTATGCACCCCGCAGTGCAGAGATCGCTCAATATACCATGGGCTATAGTGCTCCGCTCTTCTCCCCTACAGGTGGTATGAAAATAAGCGCCACTGACCTTGCCCACTATATGATGATGCACATGAACCTTGGGCGGTACCATGGGAAAAGGATCATCAAGAAGAAAAGTGCGCGGCTGATGCAATCGAGGATCTCTGAGAAGGAGGGATATGGCCTGGCTATTGTGACGTGGGATTCACTGATCAAGGGTAAGGTGATGAAGGGGCATACCGGTGCGGCTTATGGCTTGTACAGTACGATGTTCTTTGAGCCCAAAGAAAAGTTTGGCATTGTGGCCATCACGAATGGTTCTGATGCCAGTGGTTCCCGCGGATTGAACGCAATCGTACAGTGTTTATATACGCATTTGATCCGGAAGGATTGA
- a CDS encoding carboxypeptidase-like regulatory domain-containing protein, protein MKRHLLLAVLFAVTFPFLADAQFEKLKDSVIQLYGVVMTADSLKAIPSVSVTIKGERRGTQTNEQGVFSIVVQKGDVIEFTSIGYKPKLAEIPRDLEGNHYSLIQLMVTDAEYLPATIIKPRPTKEQFDRDFVNVPVPDDALETARKNNDESKRRVLARTLPRDGGENSNLLLNNNARRATYYGQTPPQNIFNPMAWAEFIKAWKRGDFKNSK, encoded by the coding sequence ATGAAGAGACATTTACTACTCGCCGTTTTGTTTGCCGTGACCTTTCCGTTCCTGGCCGATGCCCAATTTGAAAAGTTGAAGGATTCCGTGATCCAGTTGTATGGTGTGGTGATGACAGCAGACAGCCTGAAGGCGATTCCCTCTGTGAGTGTTACGATCAAAGGCGAGCGCCGTGGTACGCAGACGAATGAACAGGGTGTGTTCTCGATCGTGGTGCAAAAAGGCGATGTGATCGAATTCACTTCTATCGGTTATAAGCCCAAACTGGCGGAGATCCCCCGCGACCTGGAAGGCAATCATTACAGCCTGATCCAGTTGATGGTGACGGATGCGGAATACCTGCCGGCGACGATCATTAAGCCGCGGCCTACGAAGGAGCAGTTTGACCGGGATTTCGTGAATGTCCCCGTGCCGGATGATGCCCTGGAAACGGCCCGCAAGAATAATGATGAATCCAAGCGACGTGTATTGGCCCGCACCCTTCCGCGGGATGGCGGCGAAAACAGCAACCTCCTGCTGAATAATAATGCCCGCCGGGCTACTTATTATGGCCAGACGCCTCCGCAGAATATTTTCAACCCCATGGCCTGGGCGGAGTTTATTAAGGCGTGGAAGCGGGGAGATTTTAAGAATAGTAAGTAG